Proteins encoded in a region of the Bartonella sp. HY038 genome:
- a CDS encoding TerD family protein, whose product MGVSLAKGGNVSLSKAAPSMKKVLIGLGWDARSTDGQDFDLDASAFLLGASGKVRGDADFIFYNNLQSSDGSVFHTGDNRTGEGDGDDESLKIDLDAVPSSIEKIVFVVTIHEAQVRRQNFGQVSGAFIRLVNDDNDMEVARYDLTEDASTEIAMLFGELYRYNSEWKFRAVGQGYAGGLASVCAQYGIIAS is encoded by the coding sequence ATGGGCGTATCACTTGCAAAAGGCGGAAATGTATCTTTAAGCAAAGCAGCTCCGTCAATGAAAAAAGTTTTGATTGGTCTTGGTTGGGACGCCCGTTCAACAGATGGGCAGGATTTCGATCTTGATGCCTCAGCATTTCTTTTAGGAGCCAGCGGTAAAGTTCGCGGCGATGCTGACTTTATTTTCTATAATAACTTACAATCATCTGATGGTTCAGTATTTCATACTGGTGACAACCGTACTGGAGAAGGTGATGGTGATGATGAATCTTTGAAAATTGATTTAGATGCAGTGCCTTCTAGTATAGAAAAAATCGTTTTTGTTGTCACAATTCATGAAGCTCAAGTTAGGCGTCAGAACTTTGGTCAAGTTTCTGGGGCATTTATTCGCTTGGTGAATGATGATAATGATATGGAAGTAGCCCGCTATGACTTAACTGAAGATGCATCTACAGAAATTGCAATGCTTTTTGGAGAGCTATACCGTTATAATAGTGAATGGAAATTTAGGGCCGTTGGACAAGGTTATGCTGGTGGTTTGGCTTCAGTCTGCGCACAATATGGAATTATTGCTAGTTGA
- a CDS encoding TerC/Alx family metal homeostasis membrane protein codes for MLSTHIGFPTETVIVFLVLSIGAIFIDLFMHRNDQEISLKSAAFWSVFWIIVAMVFALFLYIHHGSEVASLFVTGYALEKVLSVDNLFVMMAIFSWFSIPDRYRHRVLYWGIIGAIVFRAIFVMIGTSLLSLGPYVEIVFALIVAWTAVMMLKNNGDRDEIEDYSQHLAYRLVKRFFPIWPKLAGHAFLLTQKEVDLELQKPENKDVVIGRGAKAMLYATPLMLCVAVVELSDVMFAFDSVPAIIAVSREPLVIYSAMMFAILGLRTLYFVLEALKKYLSQLERAVIVLLFFMAIKLGLNATDHIWHHGYSLSAATSLYVVLGVLILGVVASLIFPDNSEDKKQEH; via the coding sequence ATGCTCTCAACACATATTGGTTTTCCAACTGAGACTGTTATTGTTTTTCTTGTTTTGTCCATTGGCGCTATCTTTATCGACTTGTTTATGCACCGTAACGACCAAGAAATTTCATTGAAAAGTGCTGCTTTTTGGTCTGTATTTTGGATCATTGTTGCAATGGTCTTTGCGTTGTTTTTATATATCCATCACGGATCTGAGGTTGCTAGCCTATTTGTTACTGGTTATGCCCTTGAAAAGGTATTATCAGTTGATAACCTATTTGTTATGATGGCAATCTTTTCTTGGTTCTCTATCCCAGATCGTTATCGGCACCGGGTTTTATATTGGGGGATCATTGGAGCTATCGTTTTTAGAGCAATATTTGTAATGATCGGCACTAGCTTACTAAGTTTAGGACCTTACGTTGAAATAGTATTTGCTTTAATTGTTGCATGGACCGCCGTTATGATGCTTAAAAATAATGGCGATAGAGATGAAATAGAGGATTACTCTCAACATCTTGCCTATCGTTTGGTTAAACGTTTCTTTCCTATTTGGCCTAAGCTTGCTGGGCATGCTTTTCTTTTAACACAAAAAGAAGTAGATTTAGAATTACAAAAGCCAGAAAATAAAGATGTTGTTATTGGCCGTGGTGCAAAAGCAATGCTATATGCTACTCCGCTCATGCTATGTGTTGCTGTAGTCGAACTCTCCGATGTCATGTTTGCATTCGATTCTGTACCGGCTATCATCGCCGTGAGCCGTGAACCGCTTGTTATTTATAGTGCAATGATGTTTGCTATTTTAGGCCTTCGTACACTTTATTTTGTTCTTGAAGCTCTTAAAAAATACCTCTCACAATTAGAAAGAGCCGTTATAGTTCTTTTGTTTTTCATGGCCATTAAACTTGGACTAAACGCTACAGACCACATTTGGCATCATGGCTATAGTCTTTCTGCGGCTACGAGCCTTTATGTTGTTTTAGGCGTTCTTATTTTAGGTGTTGTTGCAAGCCTCATTTTCCCTGATAACTCAGAAGATAAAAAACAAGAACATTAA
- a CDS encoding GtrA family protein, whose amino-acid sequence MNKSIKVIIVGSLGAILFFCLLRFYLFLDINPLICGILTYIICFVCVYTAQRFWSFKDDKPNNNSLYRYAIVQVICAILASLLTAIFAHLEWNETFISGAVTVITSSFGFVGTRFWAFM is encoded by the coding sequence ATGAATAAATCAATTAAAGTTATTATTGTTGGAAGTTTAGGAGCAATTTTATTTTTTTGTCTTTTACGGTTTTACTTGTTTTTAGACATAAATCCATTAATATGCGGTATATTAACGTATATTATATGCTTTGTGTGTGTTTATACGGCACAAAGATTTTGGTCTTTTAAGGATGATAAGCCAAATAATAATTCACTTTATAGATATGCAATTGTTCAAGTAATATGCGCTATATTAGCGTCATTATTAACTGCTATATTTGCGCATTTGGAATGGAATGAAACGTTCATTTCAGGAGCGGTAACTGTTATAACATCTAGTTTTGGATTTGTAGGTACGCGTTTTTGGGCATTTATGTAA